gacgtaatgccatgacaatctcgagcaaaaataccgctttgatctccacttcagatgtcaagatactgacacacttcttttagctctactttgagggggtgtaaattgatcatgaaaacaaggtcaattacttagtttatcaactgaataattaccgataatctttaacgttttttcccATCtttttcaacacgggtggatggacgatgattattgtgtccaaatattttagacacttttcaaaataaatatttttcgggaaataatactattgtacataatactcctttcataaaagtgacagtattaaaagtgtcagttattagggcgagtggctgttcactaacggcgagtagatattactggctactagtcctgcacgGCGAGtgaagtgaatttttttttttacacccctgtCATCTGTTCTAACCACAGTCCGGATGTTTACTctcgaatacatacatgtacgttGACTGGTTCCGcgttattttcaaagttcatggcTGAAGGACTACAAATGTTAATGTATCGATTCTTTAtgttcaataaatataaataaaagaaagatgtatTTGCTTTGGTTATATATGTTTATTGAATCTTTTTAAATAGTGTTAACAATCGATAAAATCACTGAAAATAGGAGGGATTCCTGAAATCAGGGAGGGACAGCTGAATTTGTAAGGAGGAATCCCGCCAGGattgttagaaaaaaagtaagcATCTAACCCTGATGTATGTTTTATATCAACAGACATGTCCTTGCAACAGAGGAAGACCGTGTCCCCAAGCCTAAGGCAGACAAACGCTGGAAACACACCATGGATCAACACAGAAAGACGTCTGCTTCTAAGTTTGTAGGCGATCTTCCAGCAGACTTTTGGGAGAAAGAATGTAGAGCGGCAAACGAACTCATTAGCAGTTTGAAGCTGACCAAAACCGAGGACAAAACGAAAGTAGACGATACTGGTAAAACAGAAGAAGTGCTTGACCGTGTGGAAAAGGCAAGTATAGATTATTCTGATATatgcataaaatttcaaaataggcGACGATTTCCTACAGGCCTGAAGAAAGGCGACAAAAAGAAAGTTAGTCAGTTCACCAAACTGATAAATGATAAAGTGCGAAAGAAGAACACTGAAATACTACTAGAACGTATTTcagacaacaaaaacaaacgtaCAACGGTAAAGGATGAAGTGAATGAAAGAATATCGTCTGTGCCTACAAAGACAAGAGAAGTAAATACCACTAAACCTTTGAATGAGAAGCTATGCAAAGTTCAGAGCAAAGGTAATGGGCatgttaaaatatcaacattggcaaacaaaaagaaagaaaacatacagaaaacaaacaatagttgCAAAACATCATCTGAAAACGATATCAAGAAAGCAGAGAAGAAAACCCTAAAAGAAAAAGcagaaaatattaaagaaattcctaaaatatgtagaaaaaagaaaattcaagtAAAAGGAAACGAAATAGATTGCAAACTTGCTGATAACATTGCCCAGACCAAAAGCATAAAGTCAAAATATAAAGAGAATGTTATTGAAAATGGCAGTGATATATATTCTGCAAAGACAGTGTCTACATTGACGAAATCAAAAAGAAACAAGATCTCAAAAACCCATTCCGATACATTAGGAAATAATTCCTCAAATATCCAGGCGCGTGAAAGACCTCCAGATGCACCTAAATATGACACTTCCAAATTGGTAAGACCAAAAGCGACAAAACATGCCACTCCCGAGACGAGGAGACCTGGCCAAGCCAAACCTGATACTTCCTTGTCGAAAAGAAAAGCCTTACCAAAACCTGACAACCTTTTGCTGAACAGAAAAACCTTAGAAAAATCTGCCTCTGATAGGCTGACAAAAGCACCTGACGAAAAAGCTCCTGATTCCAAATTAAACGTCTTTGAAAAACTTCCTACTGATGTCCAAGGAAGAAAGATCTCCACAAAGCCAGTCGTGACGGTTTCGGAAAGAGAATCCTTTGGAGAAACCTCAACTcctcaaaaagggaaaaaagccTCAGAAAAGCCGACCGTTCCATTTTCAGGAAGAAAAACCTTAAGAAAACCATCAATTCCTGAACCGGGAAGGACAACTTTGGCAAAGATTCCGACTCATGTCCCGAGAGGACCATCTCTTACTAAGCATGCTGTTCCTGTGTCTGGTAGACCTCCTTCGTCAAAACCTGTCACCAGTGCATCAAGCAGAACAGCCATAGCAAAGTCTTCTAGAGCTGTGTCGAGAAAACAAGCCTCAACAAAGTCAGCCACGCCAGTGTCGGGAAGACCAGGTCCCACAAAGCTAGACATGCTAGGGTCAGGAAGACCAGGTTCTACAAAGCTAGACACCCCTGTGTCTAGAAGATCTGGTTCCACAAAGCTAGACACGCTAGTGTCAGAAAGACCAGGTTCCACAAAGCTTGACAGGCCACTGTCAGAAAGATCAGGTTCCACAAAGCTTGACACGCCAGTGTCAGGAAGACCAGGTTCCATAAAGCTTGACACGCCAGTGACAGGAAGACCAGGTTCAACAAAGCTTGACACGCCAGTGATAGGAAGACCCGGTTCCGCAAAGCTTGACACGCCAGTGTCAGGAAGACCAGGTTCCACAAAGCTTGACACGCCAGTATCAGAAAGACTAGGTTCCACAAAGCAAGACACGCCAGTGCCAGGAAGACCAGGTTCCACAAAGCAATACACGCCAGTGTCAGGAAGACCAGGTTCCACAAACCAAGACACGCCAGTGTCTGGAAGACAAGGTTCCACAATGTTTGACACGCCAGTGACAGTAAGACCAGGTTCCACAAAGCAAGACACGCCAGTATCAGGAAAACCAGGTTCCATAAAGCAAGACATGCTAGTATTAGGTAGACCTGCCTCAACAAAGTCAACCACGCCAGTGTCAGGAAGACCAGATTCCAGAAAGCTTGACACGCCAGTGTCTGGAAGAGCAGGCTCTACAAAGCTTGACACACAAGTATTAGGAAGACCAGATTCCAGAAAGCGTGACACGCCAGTGACAGTAAGACCAGGTTCCACAAAGCTAGACACGCCAGTGTCAGGAAGACCAGGTTCCACAAAGCTTGACACGCCAGTGTCAGAACGACCATGTTCCACAAAGCTAGACACGCCAGTGCTGGGAAGACCTGCCTCAACAACGTCAACCACGCCATTGTCTGAAAGAGCTGTCCCAACAAAGCCAGTTACTTCTATGTCTGAAAGAGCTGCTTCAACAAAACCAGTAACTCCATTGTCGGGAAGGCCTGCCTCAACAAAGCCAGTGACTTCATTGTTGGGAAGACCTGCCTCAACAAAGCCAGCCACACCATTGTCTGAAAGAGCAACCTTAACAAAGCCAGTGATTTCATTGTCGGGAAGACCTTGCTTAACAAATCCAGCCACTCCATTGCCGAGAAGACCTGCCTCAATAAAGCCAGCCACACCAATGTCAGTAAGACCTGCCTCAACAAAGTCAATGACTCCAGGGTCGGGAAGACCTGACTCAACAAAGCCTGACACGCCAGTGTCGGTAAGACTTGTCTCAACAAAGCATGTGACTCCATTGTTGGGAAGACCTGCCTCAACAAAGCCAGCCACGCCATTGTCTGAAAGACCTACTTCAACATCAACAAAGCCAATCACGCCAGTGTTTGTAAGACCTGCCTTAACAAAGCCAGACACGCCAATGACAGTAAGACCTGCCTCAACAAAGCCAGTGACTCCATTGTCGGGAAGACCTGCCTCAGCAAAGCCAGACACGCCATTGTCGGGAAGACCTGCCTCAACAAAGCAAGCCATGCCATTGTCTGAAAGACCTAGCTCAACAAAGCCAATCAGTCCCATGTCGGTAAGACCTACCTCAACAAAGCCAGCCGCACCAGTGTCGGGAAGACCTGCCTCAACAAAGCCTGTGACTCCATTGTCGGGAAGACCTACCTCAACAAAGCCAGTAACTTCATTGCCGGGAAGACCTACCTCAGCAAAGCCAGTAACTCTATTGCCGGGAGGACCTGCCTCAACAAAGCCAATCTCGCCAGTGTCGGAAAGACCTGCCTCAACAAAGTCAGTCCCACCAGTGTCGGTAAGGCCTGCCTCAACAAAGCCAAACACGCCATTGTTGGTAAGACTTGCCTCAACAAAGTCAGTGACTCCATTGTCGGGAAGACCTGTCTCAACAAAGCCAGTCACGCCAGTGTCGGTAAGACCTGCCTCAACAAAGCCAAACACGCCATTGTTGGTAAGACCTGCCTCAACAAAGCCAACCACGCCAGTGTCAGTAAGACCTGCCTCAACAAAGCCAGTTACGCCAGTGTCGGTAAGGCCTGTCCCAACAAAACCAAATACGCCATTGTTGGTAAGACCTGCCTCAACAAAGCCAGTGACTCCATTGCCGGGAAGACCTGTCTCAACAAAGCCAGACACCCCAGTGTCAGTTAGACCTGCCTCAACAAAGCCAGACACGCCAGTGTCGGTAAGATCTGCCTCAAAAGAGCCAGCCACGCCATTGTCGGTAAAATCGTCCTCACGAGGAGAACTGCCCCTAAGGTTAGCTAACGTTATACATACAGGTTTTCTCTTGTGTAATTGCAGTACATTTtgtgaaaatgctaccaacatgttaagcatagatctgtcatacaaaatgcaaagaaaataaggaaaacagctTTACAGAGCAAAAACACTGAGGCCCGGACTATtttatccgccattatgcgacaaccatttttttcgcgccactttcttatttagtgtctgtatgccttttttctctgacattgtgccagtttcattttaaatgtacaAGCAAACTAAATGCATGAACAATACAAGGTTTTAGATTGATATCAACAGtgtctaaggttttatggcattttcagtaacataGGACAGCgccaaaaatagctgtcgcgacatattCTTTAAGCAGTTACCCTAACTGTAGCCCTGTATTGCCCTGTTTtgtctactctgatctgcatacaaattacacatttaaactgttaaatatgttcatttttatcTCTCATTGCCAGAAATTAGCCATCTttaggctataaatatgcagttctttgaaaaaaaaaaaaacaacacccaaaacagtgaaaatgtgatatttttggggtTGATCCTCATTTACctcaaaattgcaataaatttgtcatcttctatcaaattctaatcaaagtggCCCATTTCCCCCCTttatctggccagatttcaatttttaccaatgtcaccTTATAGGTTACAActcactaaatagctgttcttctttattctatataaaattgacatatttccaatggcctcagcacacatcaggaccaattttaaatgtctgtaacttccattttcttgaagaatattgtcattgctgaataaaaattaaaagaaaagtgaGGGTCACGTTTGAtggcaagaaaaaaatattttcagtcaaacacacaaactgcaaaatcagcacaaaaatgagaccccaaattgaagtggtggtgtatgatctaagtttctatgaaaaattctgtcatgacgttctttcattatgaaaatgctacctacactTCAAGCATAGACCtgccatgtgattttagcaaaaaaaaatgcaaagaaaatagctctacagagcaaaaaattcTGAGGAGTACTTGTACGCGCCATTTtcttatttagtgtctgtatgccttaattAATACATCAAGCACTGTGCATTACCGCTACATTCGTAGACGTTAAACACATTGTCTTCGcctaatacaaaatgtatatgtaactgtcaatttgtaactaaatgcTTGTTCTTCTCAATTTTCCATGAGATATCTATGCGAAATACCTACTGAAGCCAGAATTATCATTCTTTGCAATCACGCGTAAACAAGTTAATTCGAAACTTCATTTGAGCtctgcaggctggtctgaatccatgcttgtcacaaagctactatgttgattttctcaatGCGCGGCTCATTTCTTGATTCGTAAACGTAACGTTTGCAAAATAGTTTTTGCTTATTTCAATAACTTAGAAATCAACTTTAAGGCTTTATCTAGTGTTTTTCTATCTATCAAAATTTTAAGGGTCTTGTTTATAACTTAAAAGATCCTACCACATGCACATTCTAACACCCTAAGTTCCTATATAACAAAGAAGACtacaaattttgtgtttttatgcaatGAATCACTGTTTGTATATCCTTATTTTAACGTCACGTggtcaaacgtcatagcggcgcgctggaaaagaaacctaCACAAAACAGGCAAAATGTTAGAACCGAAATGATATAGATCTATCTCAAACAATATTTGCTCTTGATTTTGCACCCTTGTAATATAGATCTAATTctttcgcatctaaactccaaacaatgattttattcaacgacaaataaCTATTTGggatatgttatttcttaaataaattagaattttgaaaacttgaattattttatagaagcaattagatctagatctactaGTTATTGCTGTGAAGAGTGTAAATACTGTATTCTAAATGAACTTCCAGGGAACGAAAGACGTCTGACAGGACAAAATCAACAAGATTAAGGACGGAAACAATGTCGTCTGCTGCCACAACTTCTGCCACTTCAAAAAGAACAAAGGTGTTGCCTGCTGCATCTGCTAGTCACGAGACCATTAGCTCACGTGCGTCAACATCATCCGCCTACAACGCAaatcatgaccttgacctatacaCATCCGATGACGATTTTGAGTACGAAAGTGCTCCGAGTTCTTTGTCAGAATCTTATGACAACGTTAGAGAATATCAATTtgattgaataaaaaattaaaatgtatattcgttattattatttatttttgcaatcAAATATCTAGCAGCTTTCTTCCCTGTCTCATTGACTTACGCACAATTAGACAAAATGATAGTACCAATGCATGATTCGCTTAGACTATAATTGTTATTTTGTGTTGATTACAAAATGAGAATTAAAACACAGGACAGGTCACTCTTAACAACAACTCTTACAGTAGTAATATGTACTTCTAACTTAAAGATAAGTTACTATTCTGATGTGGGAATTTTCTAAAATTCTTGCATAAACTTCAGTCATATTGGGtcatattcagaaaaaaatgcaactttATGTCCATTTGCCGCTTTTAAGGATACAATTAcctttttagcaaaaaaaatattaacatggtataaaataaactttcTAACATGGATCGATTTGattgtcagttaaacaaagattctaacatggttcgatttgatttctagttaaacaaagaaggatatcaagctctgtatattctgcgataaacaatggttgacgcgcggaccggtaagagagcattataacgtcaattatgacgtcaaattgctgcatgacgtccgataattactcctcgggtaaatggaagtccagcataatatttattaaaatatgtcaatgagcatgtcagaatgaaaacaatcaaggccttcttgtgatttatcgtctaatttaccacggttcatcgttcagatgcttcagcatttaaccactcgggctaacgccctcgtggttcaatccctacgcatctgaactctgaaccgtggtaaatcagacgataaaccactcgaaggccttgatcaTTCGTTAAATAAATGTAAGCTCTGTACAATTAagaattctaacatggctcgaattgatttccagttaaacaaagaagaaaatcaagctctgtatattctgcgataaacaacggttgacgcgagagagcattatgacgtcaattctagttaaacaaagaaggatatcaagctctgtatattctgcgataaacaatggttgacgcgcggaccggtaagagagcattataacgtcaattatgacgtcaaattgctgcatgacgtccgatacattaatcctcgcgtaaatgaagcccagcataatatttattaaaatatatcaatgagcatgtcagaatgaaaacaatcaaggccttcttgtgatttatcgtctaatttaccacggttcatcgttcagatgcttcagtatctaaccactcgggctaacgccctcgtggttcaattcctacgcatctgaactctgaactgtggtaaatcagacgataaaccactcgaaggccttgattatttgttaattctaatatgattttctctgttaaaacactcttacgctagaatgacatcacgttaacgttcggtgacgtcaatgtttttgttgcaaccaagaaagagcgctactatattttatctactgtttaagattcatgcatattagaatcgaaataattcataacaaaagagtgtttaaacactatttatacactcgggcggtaatacgtcgtacaaataattacgcccgacgtataaccgcccatcgtgcatgaatagtgttaaagcactcttttactataaattatttcttaaataataagttcccaaacgtggtttatcgtagaataacccgtgtttttcgttcttatgcgtaagaatatatcacgaaggccgtagaattgagtgatatattgtttcgcataagaacgaaaaactcgggttatttaagaaataatatatctcattggtgatttgtcgctgaataaatcactgtttggagttcagatgcgaaggaattatatcacgagggcgcaacccGAGTGATATAaatctacgcatctgaacgacaaacagtgatttattcaagagcaaatcactaaacgagatatattatttcgattctaacatgctACCAAGGATTTTGAAGTACATCCTTgtcggcattcattaaatatttgcccgttttctatcggtttcttttccagcgcgccgctacgccgtttgacgctgtgacgtaataatcgtgacgtcagaacagtgaattgttgtttaataattcactgtttccagccttcttcgtttaataggaaaatgaatcggatcgtgttagaatctacgataaatcacacttgggaacttgttatttcgattctaacacgacatactaatatcaacagtgttagaagaAATGGTACCTacttttacgaccgtgctacgcacctggatcggatgacgtcactgcacccgcatgggttatcgcaaaataaccggtGACTGATGTTCTTCTATGTGTATAGGcctataggttatttgctggtcgtgttagaatctgccATAAACAACGGTTggcgcgcggaccggtaagagagcattgtTATTATCAAATTGCCCCATGACGTACGATTCAGCACAAATTGGATAAATGGCGCCTAGCGtaacttttatttgaatatttcagtGAACATATAAGAATGAGAACAATCAAGTCCTTCTTGTTGTTTGTCGTCTAATTTCGCATCGTTCTGATGCTAagatatttaaccactcgggctcgGGTTAACACCCTAGTGATTctattcctgcgcatctgaattCTGAACCACCCGAAAGCCTTTATTATTTGTTGATTaaagaatatttaatttttttttcgaaatttacaCTGATATCACATATACAGAAAAGGTACAGTTGCACATTTATAAACGAAATGGGTCCGCAGTGAAACGATACACATTTcacatttagaaaatattatggtAGTTTCTTAAACACATAGGGTAACTTTTCTTCGCGTACACATTGGGTAACTTTTCTTCGCGTAGCGAAAAAGGCCGCCGACATAAAGTTGACtcgtttgtttaatttttaaaatctagtATCAAAACCCAGATATGTAGTGATACTGGTAATGCAATGCAGCGGATATGCAAATACGTGTCGACTTGTATCATCTACACTCTGTCAGGTCTTTTTACGGTACGTCTCTTATGGTTTAGGAGTAtaccaccaaaacacagaaatttttgataaacgaacaacagcgttaccaatattttaactgaccattacatattctgccgtactgtcccgtacttaaaatattctgaaaaagttgtccccctttgaagatgaatgccatttgtaaagaaataaaaataaacaattgctgaaaactgtgttccacctagttatgtgaaatttcaacactcgcacgctattgcaaatgcatcaaaacaaacttgtgtaacagttctttgaaaatggtgagtttttaaaggcgtttgactggcCGGAAGAtggacccctttaggcagtcctttttccggaattcaatgtttatatcagtatactgacacatgttttgtagtttttgtaatgatagcgtatatataactctacaaaacaagtgtcagtgtactgatttaaacattgaattccggaaaatgaCTGCCttaaggggccccacttccggacagtcatatgcctttaaaaactcaccattttcaaggaactgttgcacaattttgttttgatgcatttgcaatagcgtgcgagtgttgaaatttcacacaattaggtggaacacagttttcagcaattgtttatttttatttctttacaaatggcattcattttcaaagggggacaactttttcagaatattttaagtacgggacagtgcggcagaacatgtaatggtcagttaaaatattggtaacgatgttgttcgtttatcaaaaatctctgtgttttggtggtatactcctaaaccttaaatcaATAAATGTGAAGCCATCTGTCAATAATAAGACCTGTTGCAATGATGTAATGATGGcctataggttaaaggtcagtaattcaaatccttctttgtttcatataaaaaacgacaacttcatgtcgtctttacgtatctttagagaacatcactttttcctacaccaatttttcatgaaagttctatcacaaattaacgcaaaaatgaaaagaaaatagggggttgaatagttcctagtgaaatgccagtcagttgtgatctgctaccctaaaaatggcgcatatttgctctcctccgcgcaataaacacctacttccggtttcgatttgcaaaacttgccatgtgggttgtatgaacatgaaaaccgtctcatttcatgcagaatgtattctagtagcgaaaaggtgtgattaaagcactcgttttACACGagtttgcgcagaaaatgggaaaattaggatctatttattatggacttctttcgactacaccacagaagcacattttcgaccgaattactgaccttattcctataagattTAAGAACTGTATGCGGATAGCTTCTCTAGTTACTGTGCGAAAACTGATTTCAGTTTGACAGTCAATACATGTATCGCCATAACATATTTGACCAActaacccccaaaacaatagggtcatctactggaCACAATCACTCAAACTTAACAAACTTAAagataagtatatatatatatatatatatatatatatatttctgtaatgtACTCATCAAGACCAAAAAAATTGATGTATGATATGACCCATTTCGAGAGAAAAagtttttggtgaaatttttccaaaaaaaaaatatttgtctccgattttatttatttttacaggaAATCAAGTTTAATCTATTTCATCGACGGAACTGCctcgaaaaataaaatatctaaaccCAAACTAAAGTTACGGGGTGTTAACCGAGGTAGGGGTGGGCATtttcaaaaaactgaaaaaaaaatcaacccccccccccccccccaaagtcgGGATCATTTTTCGTACCCTTAAAGGCAATACTAAGATGagttttatatatcatttgaaGGTATATACCTTaggctttaaaataaaataatgatgaaTAAATTTGGACACCGTCTtacgtgaccttgacctgatgAATATGTGCCGAAAATAacgtatttttttataaaatttgattgatttttaatttATTCTGAGAGCAAAGTATTAGATATATCTTTATTATTCATAGAACATGTAGATATACATCCTAGCTACAAAATAAGACCCTAACCAGGTTCCTAGAGTATATATTGAGGTCACAGGACCCAAAAGATGGAGGTCCGGTAGGGTCATTTTCCTAGAAATCGACCATTTTTGACAGGTTAGTCATCTGATGTGAAGCCTAACTACCAAGCATACATATAAATGATACATAAACATGTAGAGATATACCAtggctacattttaagaccattcccaagttcctggggtagccctaggggtcaggccaagccatagaaggtgttcaggtagtgctcgaactagtaatattggccatttttatggatttttattggttttcgacctggttcgagcctctatgaccatagcatataactacatgatacatggatgtgtagctggggtccttgctacattttaagaccattcccaagttcctggggtagccctaggggtcaggccaagccatagaatgtgttcaggtagtgctcgaacttgtaatattggccattttcatggatttttattggttttcgacctggttcgagcctctatgaccatagcatataactacatgatacatggatgtgtagctgggggtccttgctacattttaagaccattcccaagttcctggggtagccctaggggtcaggccaagccatagaaggtgttcaggtagtgctcgaacttgtaatattggccattttcatggatttttattggttttcgacctggttcgagcctctatgaccatagcatataactatatgatacatggatgtgtagcttggggtccttgctacatttta
The sequence above is a segment of the Mercenaria mercenaria strain notata chromosome 3, MADL_Memer_1, whole genome shotgun sequence genome. Coding sequences within it:
- the LOC123524748 gene encoding proteoglycan 4-like, with translation MLPGEIRRYKQSSFPLLSIFDDTGQLEQRNPKSRFPRLPENGGLKETRLPHIVDKQSLVASSQEERNLISKTKFGLTAHDSEEHRERAPGRLHPNKGKRSRGNVDSDLEQRIGFVGGQNSKPLSKQKLRKRRKRVQNGDDLLDILDDEELSGLEKILDSDSSDNKRPCARRRHKSHVREGPYSSPDVKHNRRQRIKSSDRSSTKPVKTKTFSEVKEDFKNPKPISKKRADDASLKEEGKQRHVLATEEDRVPKPKADKRWKHTMDQHRKTSASKFVGDLPADFWEKECRAANELISSLKLTKTEDKTKVDDTGKTEEVLDRVEKASIDYSDICIKFQNRRRFPTGLKKGDKKKVSQFTKLINDKVRKKNTEILLERISDNKNKRTTVKDEVNERISSVPTKTREVNTTKPLNEKLCKVQSKDCKLADNIAQTKSIKSKYKENVIENGSDIYSAKTVSTLTKSKRNKISKTHSDTLGNNSSNIQARERPPDAPKYDTSKLVRPKATKHATPETRRPGQAKPDTSLSKRKALPKPDNLLLNRKTLEKSASDRLTKAPDEKAPDSKLNVFEKLPTDVQGRKISTKPVVTVSERESFGETSTPQKGKKASEKPTVPFSGRKTLRKPSIPEPGRTTLAKIPTHVPRGPSLTKHAVPVSGRPPSSKPVTSASSRTAIAKSSRAVSRKQASTKSATPVSGRPGPTKLDMLGSGRPGSTKLDTPVSRRSGSTKLDTLVSERPGSTKLDRPLSERSGSTKLDTPVSGRPGSIKLDTPVTGRPGSTKLDTPVIGRPGSAKLDTPVSGRPGSTKLDTPVSERLGSTKQDTPVPGRPGSTKQYTPVSGRPGSTNQDTPVSGRQGSTMFDTPVTVRPGSTKQDTPVSGKPGSIKQDMLVLGRPASTKSTTPVSGRPDSRKLDTPVSGRAGSTKLDTQVLGRPDSRKRDTPVTVRPGSTKLDTPVSGRPGSTKLDTPVSERPCSTKLDTPVLGRPASTTSTTPLSERAVPTKPVTSMSERAASTKPVTPLSGRPASTKPVTSLLGRPASTKPATPLSERATLTKPVISLSGRPCLTNPATPLPRRPASIKPATPMSVRPASTKSMTPGSGRPDSTKPDTPVSVRLVSTKHVTPLLGRPASTKPATPLSERPTSTSTKPITPVFVRPALTKPDTPMTVRPASTKPVTPLSGRPASAKPDTPLSGRPASTKQAMPLSERPSSTKPISPMSVRPTSTKPAAPVSGRPASTKPVTPLSGRPTSTKPVTSLPGRPTSAKPVTLLPGGPASTKPISPVSERPASTKSVPPVSVRPASTKPNTPLLVRLASTKSVTPLSGRPVSTKPVTPVSVRPASTKPNTPLLVRPASTKPTTPVSVRPASTKPVTPVSVRPVPTKPNTPLLVRPASTKPVTPLPGRPVSTKPDTPVSVRPASTKPDTPVSVRSASKEPATPLSVKSSSRGELPLRERKTSDRTKSTRLRTETMSSAATTSATSKRTKVLPAASASHETISSRASTSSAYNANHDLDLYTSDDDFEYESAPSSLSESYDNVREYQFD